The Amphiprion ocellaris isolate individual 3 ecotype Okinawa chromosome 6, ASM2253959v1, whole genome shotgun sequence genome contains a region encoding:
- the LOC111564722 gene encoding betaine--homocysteine S-methyltransferase 1, whose protein sequence is MAPGKKGILERLNAGEVVIGDGGFVFALEKRGYVKAGPWTPEAAAEYPEAVRQLHREFLRAGANVMQTFTFYASDDKLENRGNKLSFTGAQINEAACDLARQVANEGDALVAGGVCQTPSYLSCKSEADVKAIFKKQLDVFVKKNVDFLIAEYFEHVEEAVWAVEVLKETGKPVAACLCIGPEGDMHGVSPGECAVRLVKAGAQIVGVNCHFDPMTCVKAVKMMKEGVEKAGLKAHYMVQPLAYHTPDCNCQGFIDLPEFPFGLEPRILTRWDMHKYAREAYNVGIRFIGGCCGFEPYHIRAVAEELAAERGIMPAGSEKHGMWGAGLEMHTKPWVRARARRDYWENLKPASGRPLCPSLANPDGWGVTKGHADLMQQKEATSKDQLKQLFDRSKSH, encoded by the exons ATGGCACCAGGAAAGAAG GGAATCTTGGAGCGTCTCAACGCTGGGGAGGTGGTGATTGGCGATGGAGGCTTTGTGTTTGCCCTGGAGAAAAGAGGCTACGTGAAGGCCGGTCCATGGACCCCCGAGGCTGCCGCAGAGTACCCAGAAGCAG TGCGACAGCTGCACAGGGAGTTCCTGAGGGCTGGAGCCAATGTTATGCAGACTTTCACCTTCTACGCCAGTGATGATAAACTGGAGAACAGAGGCAACAAGCTCAGCTTCACT GGAGCTCAGATCAATGAGGCCGCCTGTGATTTGGCCCGTCAGGTCGCCAACGAGGGCGACGCTCTGGTTGCCGGTGGAGTTTGTCAGACTCCATCCTACCTGAGCTGCAAGAGTGAAGCAGATGTTAAAGCCATCTTCAAGAAACAGCTGGATGTGTTcgtgaagaaaaatgtggacTTCCTGATTGCTGAG TACTTTGAGCACGTTGAAGAAGCCGTCTGGGCTGTGGAGGTGCTGAAGGAGACAGGGAAACCCGTGGCTGCTTGTCTGTGCATTGGACCAGAGGGAGACATGCACGGTGTTTCTCCTGGAGAGTGCGCCGTCAGGCTGGTCAAAGCCG GTGCCCAGATTGTGGGAGTCAACTGCCACTTTGACCCCATGACCTGTGTGAAGGCTGTGAAGATGATGAAGGAGGGAGTGGAGAAGGCTGGGCTGAAGGCTCACTACATGGTGCAGCCTCTGGCATACCACACTCCCGACTGCAACTGTCAGGGATTCATCGATCTGCCAGAATTCCCCTTCG GTCTGGAGCCCAGGATCCTGACCCGCTGGGACATGCACAAGTACGCCAGAGAGGCCTACAATGTTGGCATCCGCTTCATTGGTGGCTGCTGTGGCTTTGAGCCTTATCACATCAGGGCTGTGGCCGAGGAGCTGGCTGCTGAGAGAGGCATCATGCCTGCTGGATCTGAGAAACATGGAATGTGGGGTGCTGGTCTGGAGATGCACACCAAACCTTGGGTCAGAGCCAG GGCCCGTCGTGACTACTGGGAGAACCTGAAGCCAGCCTCTGGTCGCCCCCTGTGTCCCTCCCTGGCCAACCCCGACGGCTGGGGTGTTACCAAGGGCCACGCTGATCTCATGCAGCAGAAAGAGGCCACTTCTAAGGACCAACTCAAGCAGCTGTTTGACAGGTCAAAGAGCCACTGA
- the LOC111564721 gene encoding betaine--homocysteine S-methyltransferase 1-like: MAPIKKGVLERLNAGEVVIGDGGFVFALEKRGYVKAGPWTPEVTVTHPEAVRQLHREFLRAGANVMQAYTFYASDDKLENRGQTLKITGAQINEAACDLAKQVAGEGDALAAAGVCQTPSYLSCKSETDVKAVFKKQLDVFVKKNVDFLIAEYFEHVEEAVWAVEVLKTSGKPVAASMCIGPEGDMHGVPAGECAVRLVKAGAQIVGVNCHFDPMTCVKAVKLMKEGVEKAGLKAHYMVQPLAYHVPDSTYLGYTELPEFPFALEPRTVTRWDVHKYAREAYKAGIRFIGGCCGFEPYHIRAVAEELAAERGIMPAGSEKHGMWGAGLEMHTKPWVRARCRREYWENLLPASGRPKCASLSTPESWGVTKGHADLLQHKEATTTQEMKHALEMQKKAKSSG; encoded by the exons ATGGCACCTATTAAGAAG GGTGTCCTTGAACGCCTCAACGCTGGGGAGGTGGTGATTGGTGATGGAGGCTTTGTGTTTGCTCTGGAGAAGAGGGGATATGTGAAGGCTGGTCCATGGACTCCTGAGGTCACTGTCACTCACCCTGAGGCTG TGCGACAGCTGCACAGGGAGTTCCTGAGGGCTGGAGCTAATGTCATGCAGGCATATACATTCTATGCCAGTGATGACAAGCTGGAGAACAGGGGTCAGACACTGAAAATCACT GGAGCACAAATCAACGAGGCAGCCTGTGATCTGGCAAAGCAAGTAGCCGGCGAAGGAGATGCTCTGGCTGCCGCTGGAGTTTGTCAGACTCCATCCTACTTGAGCTGCAAGAGCGAGACAGATGTGAAGGCCGTCTTCAAGAAACAGTTAGATGTGTTCGTGAAGAAGAATGTGGACTTCCTGATTGCTGAG TACTTTGAGCATGTTGAGGAGGCCGTCTGGGCTGTGGAGGTGCTGAAGACCAGCGGGAAACCTGTAGCTGCTTCTATGTGCATCGGACCAGAGGGAGACATGCACGGTGTTCCTGCTGGAGAGTGCGCCGTCAGGCTGGTGAAGGCTG GTGCCCAGATTGTGGGAGTCAACTGCCACTTTGACCCCATGACCTGCGTGAAGGCTGTGAAGCTGATGAAGGAAGGAGTGGAGAAGGCTGGACTGAAGGCTCACTACATGGTGCAGCCCTTGGCATACCACGTTCCCGACTCCACCTATCTTGGATACACTGAACTGCCAGAATTCCCCTTTG CCCTGGAGCCCAGGACCGTGACCCGCTGGGACGTGCACAAGTACGCCAGAGAGGCCTACAAAGCTGGCATCCGCTTCATTGGTGGCTGCTGTGGCTTTGAGCCTTATCACATCAGGGCTGTGGCCGAGGAGCTGGCTGCTGAGAGAGGCATCATGCCTGCTGGATCTGAGAAACATGGAATGTGGGGTGCTGGTCTGGAGATGCACACCAAACCTTGGGTCAGAGCCAG GTGTCGTCGTGAGTACTGGGAGAACCTCTTGCCCGCCTCTGGTCGCCCCAAGTGTGCGTCACTGTCCACACCTGAGTCTTGGGGTGTCACTAAGGGCCATGCTGACCTGCTGCAGCACAAAGAGGCCACCACTACCCAGGAAATGAAGCACGCACTGGAGATGCAGAAGAAGGCCAAATCCTCTGGATGA